One part of the Parabacteroides distasonis ATCC 8503 genome encodes these proteins:
- a CDS encoding nickel-dependent hydrogenase large subunit, with protein sequence MSERIVIDPITRIEGHLRVEAEIEGGTIKNAYSSGTMVRGIENIVKDRDPRDVWAFVGRVCGVCTSIHSLASVRAVENARGIVIPPNASMVRNIMQAVLYMHDHTVHFYQLHALDWVDVVSALKADPKAAALLAQQLSPWAKNTEGYFTATQERLKKFVASGQLGIFANGYWGHPDYKLTPEQNLIATVHYLDALEWQKEVVKVHAVFGGKNPHPNYIVGGMPCSIDLNEANAINADRLALVKQKLEEAKTFINQVYIPDLLMIANVYKDKWSKIGGGVRNYLSYGDYPVFDLGEVESYKIPRGIVLDRDLSKVHPVDANSPEEIKEYIYHSWYKYTQGDKAGLHPYEGETHLEYTGPRPPYKLLDVEDKYSWIKTPRWKQEPMEVGPLARLIVAYAAGKEPQKSIVDETLRQLDLPVDALFSTLGRTAARGLECRMAADWALEFFNQLIKNLENGDSRMANSAEWERENWPDHEQGVGLAEAPRGALAHFIVIDKNRVKNYQMVVPTTWNASPRDENGVLSAYESALIGTPIYDPKQPLEILRTIHSFDPCLACAVHLYDEEGKYVHQVDTF encoded by the coding sequence ATGTCAGAAAGAATTGTCATAGACCCCATTACCCGTATAGAAGGCCACCTGCGGGTAGAGGCTGAAATAGAAGGTGGCACGATCAAGAACGCTTATAGCTCGGGTACTATGGTGCGGGGCATCGAGAATATCGTAAAAGACCGGGATCCCCGGGATGTATGGGCTTTCGTAGGCCGTGTTTGCGGCGTATGTACTTCCATCCACTCGCTTGCCTCGGTACGGGCGGTCGAGAACGCACGGGGTATCGTGATCCCTCCCAACGCCAGTATGGTTCGTAATATCATGCAAGCCGTATTGTACATGCATGACCATACGGTGCATTTCTATCAATTGCATGCATTGGATTGGGTAGATGTGGTATCCGCCTTAAAAGCCGATCCAAAAGCCGCCGCTTTACTTGCCCAGCAACTTTCTCCATGGGCAAAGAATACCGAGGGGTATTTCACCGCCACTCAAGAACGACTAAAGAAGTTCGTTGCCAGCGGGCAGCTTGGTATATTCGCCAATGGGTATTGGGGACATCCGGACTATAAACTTACGCCGGAACAGAACCTTATCGCTACCGTCCATTATCTGGACGCATTGGAATGGCAGAAAGAGGTCGTCAAGGTACACGCTGTGTTCGGGGGCAAGAATCCGCATCCAAACTATATCGTAGGCGGTATGCCTTGCAGCATCGACTTAAATGAGGCCAATGCGATCAACGCAGATCGACTCGCTCTGGTAAAGCAGAAACTAGAGGAGGCGAAAACTTTCATTAATCAAGTGTATATCCCAGATTTATTGATGATCGCCAACGTCTATAAAGACAAATGGAGTAAGATTGGCGGAGGCGTACGAAACTATTTGTCTTACGGAGACTACCCGGTGTTCGATCTCGGGGAAGTGGAAAGTTATAAGATCCCCAGAGGAATCGTCTTGGATCGTGACCTTAGCAAGGTACATCCCGTAGACGCTAACTCCCCGGAAGAAATCAAGGAGTACATTTATCATTCATGGTATAAATACACGCAAGGAGACAAAGCCGGTTTGCATCCCTACGAGGGAGAGACCCATCTGGAATATACTGGCCCTCGTCCCCCCTATAAGTTATTGGACGTAGAGGATAAATATAGTTGGATCAAGACGCCACGGTGGAAACAGGAACCAATGGAAGTGGGTCCGTTAGCCCGTTTGATCGTAGCTTACGCCGCAGGGAAGGAACCTCAAAAGAGTATCGTAGACGAGACTTTACGTCAGCTTGACTTACCGGTAGATGCTTTATTCTCTACCCTAGGACGTACCGCCGCTCGTGGATTGGAATGTAGAATGGCAGCAGACTGGGCCCTTGAGTTTTTCAACCAATTGATCAAGAACCTCGAGAACGGGGATTCCCGGATGGCAAACAGTGCCGAATGGGAACGGGAGAACTGGCCCGATCATGAGCAAGGCGTAGGATTGGCCGAAGCTCCCCGTGGAGCATTAGCCCATTTTATCGTGATCGACAAGAACCGGGTAAAGAACTACCAGATGGTAGTGCCTACTACTTGGAACGCCTCACCGAGGGATGAGAACGGCGTATTGTCCGCCTACGAATCCGCTTTGATCGGTACGCCGATATACGATCCGAAGCAACCCCTAGAGATTCTTCGGACGATCCACTCTTTCGATCCTTGTCTGGCTTGTGCCGTGCATCTGTATGACGAGGAAGGAAAATATGTGCACCAAGTTGATACATTCTAA
- the cybH gene encoding Ni/Fe-hydrogenase, b-type cytochrome subunit gives MKSRKKRLREVYVWELPVRIYHWVNALCIVILCVTGFIIADPPAIMSASEAYFSYWFGVVRFIHFVTAFVFFFNFVFRLYWGFVGNRYARWNNFIPLKKSQWKEVLEVIKVDILMIKNKPVDSIGHNALASLIYFGTFWAFLLQSITGFGLYAKMSQSFFPQLFAWTVPLMGGDLMARQIHHFLMWFFILFAIVHIYLVFYHDYIEQRGETSSIIGGWKFIEEDIADKEEVTETAETITKIAKKG, from the coding sequence ATGAAGAGTCGTAAGAAACGTTTAAGAGAAGTGTATGTATGGGAATTACCCGTACGTATCTATCATTGGGTGAATGCGCTCTGTATCGTCATACTCTGCGTGACAGGCTTTATCATCGCCGATCCTCCCGCAATCATGTCCGCTTCGGAGGCTTATTTCAGCTATTGGTTCGGCGTGGTTCGGTTTATCCATTTCGTAACAGCGTTCGTATTCTTCTTCAATTTCGTATTCCGGCTTTATTGGGGATTCGTCGGGAATCGTTATGCCAGATGGAATAACTTCATCCCTTTAAAGAAATCCCAATGGAAAGAGGTATTGGAGGTGATCAAGGTAGATATCTTGATGATTAAGAACAAACCGGTAGACAGTATCGGGCATAACGCCTTGGCTAGCTTGATTTATTTCGGAACTTTCTGGGCATTTTTGTTACAAAGTATCACAGGATTCGGCCTGTACGCGAAGATGAGCCAGTCCTTCTTCCCGCAACTGTTCGCATGGACAGTTCCCTTGATGGGCGGGGATTTGATGGCTCGCCAGATCCATCATTTCCTGATGTGGTTCTTCATCCTTTTCGCTATCGTTCATATTTATCTGGTATTTTATCATGACTATATCGAGCAACGTGGCGAGACTTCGTCCATCATCGGTGGCTGGAAGTTTATCGAGGAAGACATAGCGGACAAGGAAGAGGTAACCGAGACTGCCGAGACTATCACTAAGATCGCTAAAAAAGGATGA
- a CDS encoding HyaD/HybD family hydrogenase maturation endopeptidase, protein MKAEKETLVLGVGNLLLKDEGVGIHVIKALENEKLPAHVHLMDGGTGGLHLLSWLQGYDRIIMIDATLDNNPPGTVRLIQPRYATDFPPLMSAHEIGLKDMIDAMILTDDLPETHLIVISALNINEVGMDLTPEVKAAVPKVIRMIQEIISIHNRAYRQ, encoded by the coding sequence ATGAAAGCGGAGAAGGAAACATTAGTATTAGGAGTAGGCAATTTATTGCTGAAAGACGAAGGGGTAGGCATACACGTTATCAAGGCTTTAGAAAACGAGAAGCTCCCGGCTCACGTCCATTTGATGGACGGGGGCACGGGAGGGCTTCATTTATTAAGTTGGCTGCAAGGATATGACCGTATCATCATGATCGATGCCACGCTGGATAATAACCCTCCGGGCACCGTCCGTCTGATCCAACCTCGTTACGCTACCGACTTTCCCCCGCTTATGAGCGCCCACGAGATCGGTCTAAAAGATATGATCGACGCCATGATCCTGACCGACGATCTCCCGGAAACCCATCTCATTGTCATCTCCGCCCTCAATATCAACGAGGTCGGAATGGATCTGACACCCGAGGTAAAAGCGGCGGTTCCGAAAGTGATCCGGATGATACAAGAGATTATTTCAATACATAATAGAGCATACCGGCAATAG
- a CDS encoding MIP/aquaporin family protein, giving the protein MSPFLAELLGTMLLILMGGGVVANVCLSKTKGNGAGWIAITTAWALGVFIGVVVAGPYSGAHLNPAVSIGLAIGGTFPWCDVCTYIAGQMIGAALGALLVWLVYKDHFNATDDPDAELGVFCTSPAIKDYPINFLGEMIGTFALMFVVFFITDGELTYESNSTLPIGLGSVGAIPVAFTVWVIGLSLGGTTGYAINPARDLAPRFIHFILPIKGKGSSHWEYAWVPVLGPIAGAAIAGMLYYVLK; this is encoded by the coding sequence ATGTCTCCATTTTTAGCGGAATTATTAGGGACTATGCTCTTGATCCTGATGGGAGGAGGAGTTGTAGCGAATGTCTGTTTGTCGAAAACAAAAGGCAATGGAGCGGGCTGGATAGCGATAACGACCGCTTGGGCTTTAGGCGTATTTATCGGTGTTGTGGTAGCCGGCCCTTATAGTGGCGCACATTTGAATCCGGCGGTATCGATCGGCTTGGCGATCGGAGGGACTTTCCCTTGGTGTGATGTATGTACTTATATAGCCGGGCAAATGATAGGTGCCGCTTTGGGCGCTTTATTGGTCTGGCTGGTTTATAAGGATCACTTCAACGCTACGGATGATCCGGATGCGGAATTAGGCGTATTCTGTACGAGTCCTGCTATCAAAGATTATCCAATTAATTTCTTAGGTGAGATGATCGGTACGTTCGCCTTGATGTTTGTCGTATTTTTTATAACGGACGGAGAACTAACCTACGAAAGCAATAGTACCTTGCCGATAGGTTTAGGTTCGGTAGGTGCCATTCCGGTAGCGTTTACGGTCTGGGTAATCGGCCTTTCCTTAGGTGGAACTACCGGTTACGCGATTAACCCTGCCCGTGATTTAGCTCCCCGGTTCATACACTTTATTTTGCCGATCAAGGGAAAAGGCAGCAGCCATTGGGAGTATGCTTGGGTACCTGTTTTAGGGCCGATAGCTGGGGCCGCTATTGCCGGTATGCTCTATTATGTATTGAAATAA
- the glpK gene encoding glycerol kinase GlpK translates to MNFRNKYVLAIDQGTTSSRAILFNHQGTIITLAQKPFQQYFPKPGWVEHDPNEIWYTQSSVIKEAMAKADVTDSHIACIGIANQRETTIIWDRETGFPVYNAIVWQDRRTADYCEELKSQGWAERILQKTGLVIDAYFSATKIKWILDNVKGIRERAERGELCFGTVDTWLVWKLTRGAQFITDVTNASRTMLFNIRTLQWDQELLDLFTIPASMLPQVKACSEVYCETSTPIFKKGIPVSGMAGDQQAALFGQLCVEDGMIKTTYGTGCFMILNTGKEPVLSQNNLLTTIAWKLGDQTTYALEGSVFVGGAVVQWLRDGIGLIPNASITEQMAKSVSDNGGVYFVPALTGLGAPYWDQYARGAIIGITRGTTAAHLTRAALEGICYQVYDVLMAMENDIHAKPKEIRVDGGAIANNFLMQFQSDICRCPVVRPNVLETTALGAAYLAGLAIGYWKDIDELKEQWCLDKVFNPQMKEDTARKLLNEWHKAVGRSQNWAE, encoded by the coding sequence ATGAATTTTCGAAATAAATATGTGTTGGCGATCGATCAGGGAACCACTAGCTCCCGGGCTATCCTGTTTAATCATCAAGGAACTATTATTACGTTGGCTCAGAAGCCATTCCAACAGTATTTCCCGAAACCGGGCTGGGTAGAGCACGACCCGAATGAGATTTGGTACACCCAATCGTCTGTCATCAAGGAGGCGATGGCAAAAGCGGATGTCACGGATAGCCATATCGCCTGTATCGGAATCGCTAACCAACGGGAGACTACCATCATCTGGGACCGGGAGACTGGCTTTCCCGTATACAATGCGATCGTATGGCAGGATCGCCGTACGGCGGATTATTGCGAGGAACTTAAATCCCAAGGCTGGGCGGAACGTATCCTGCAGAAGACCGGGTTGGTGATCGACGCTTATTTCTCCGCCACGAAGATAAAATGGATATTGGATAACGTAAAGGGTATCCGGGAGCGTGCGGAGCGGGGAGAACTATGCTTTGGAACGGTAGATACTTGGCTGGTTTGGAAACTTACCCGGGGCGCTCAATTCATTACGGATGTGACGAACGCTTCCCGTACCATGCTTTTCAATATCCGTACTTTGCAATGGGACCAAGAGTTATTGGACTTGTTTACAATACCTGCCTCGATGTTACCGCAAGTGAAAGCCTGTAGCGAGGTTTACTGCGAGACATCAACTCCTATTTTTAAGAAAGGCATTCCGGTATCCGGTATGGCCGGCGACCAACAGGCGGCTCTGTTCGGCCAGCTCTGCGTAGAGGATGGTATGATCAAGACAACCTACGGAACCGGCTGCTTTATGATCCTGAATACCGGTAAGGAACCCGTTCTTTCCCAGAATAACCTATTGACAACGATCGCATGGAAATTAGGGGATCAGACGACCTATGCGCTGGAAGGTAGTGTCTTTGTGGGAGGTGCCGTCGTTCAATGGTTGAGGGATGGGATCGGCTTGATTCCGAATGCCTCGATTACGGAGCAAATGGCGAAATCCGTCAGTGATAATGGGGGCGTTTATTTTGTGCCGGCGTTAACAGGCTTGGGTGCGCCGTATTGGGATCAATACGCACGTGGCGCTATTATCGGGATTACCCGCGGAACTACGGCGGCCCACTTGACCCGTGCGGCTTTGGAGGGCATCTGCTATCAAGTATATGATGTATTGATGGCCATGGAAAACGATATTCACGCCAAGCCGAAAGAGATTCGGGTAGATGGCGGTGCTATCGCTAATAACTTCTTGATGCAATTCCAGTCCGATATCTGCCGCTGTCCGGTCGTACGTCCGAATGTATTGGAGACGACTGCTTTGGGAGCCGCTTATTTGGCGGGCTTGGCGATCGGCTATTGGAAGGATATCGATGAACTGAAAGAACAATGGTGCTTGGATAAGGTCTTTAACCCACAAATGAAAGAGGATACCGCCCGTAAATTATTGAACGAATGGCATAAGGCGGTGGGGCGTTCTCAGAATTGGGCTGAATAA
- a CDS encoding glycerol-3-phosphate dehydrogenase/oxidase yields the protein MDRSKMISQLEDPSEVFDFLVIGGGATGIGIALDASTRGYRVALFEQSDFTKGTSSRSTKLVHGGVRYLAQGDVSLVLEALRERGLLRQNAPHLVKDQTFLIPCYRWWEGPFYTIGLILYDVMAGKLGLGRSVCIGPKRALRTIPMLRPKGMTAGVLYHDGQFDDSRLAINMVRSSIDAGACILNYAKVIGLLKDGDRKVSGVTVRDEETGTVYQVRSRCVINASGVFADEILQMDEPGKRPTVRPSQGVHLVLDSSFLQSDCAIMIPKTSDGRVLFAVPWHDKVVVGTTDTLMESPEKEPVALEKEIQFILDTAANYLTRPPKRSDVLSVFAGLRPLAAPRSEGKKTKEISRSHKLIREKSGLITIIGGKWTTYRKMAQDTLDLAIRYMHIPTKDCITERYQIHGSRKNPDFSDPLYVYGTDADEIRNLVASSPAMAEKLHPDYAYTVGEVTWLVRNEMPRTLEDVLARRLRILFLDARAAMAMAPKVAGILATEWGKDETWTSAQVKAFNEVASNYILN from the coding sequence ATGGACCGTAGTAAAATGATTTCTCAGTTGGAAGACCCGTCTGAAGTCTTTGATTTTCTTGTGATCGGAGGAGGAGCTACCGGCATAGGTATCGCTCTGGATGCTTCGACAAGAGGATATAGAGTCGCCTTATTCGAACAATCGGACTTTACGAAAGGAACTTCCAGCCGTAGCACGAAGTTGGTCCATGGCGGTGTCCGTTATTTGGCGCAAGGAGATGTCTCCTTGGTTCTGGAAGCTTTGCGCGAACGAGGCCTGCTACGCCAGAACGCTCCCCATTTGGTAAAAGATCAAACCTTCTTAATCCCTTGTTATCGTTGGTGGGAAGGCCCGTTTTATACGATAGGCCTGATCCTGTATGATGTGATGGCCGGAAAATTAGGTCTGGGACGTTCGGTTTGTATCGGTCCGAAACGGGCGCTCCGTACCATTCCGATGCTTCGTCCGAAAGGGATGACCGCCGGGGTGCTTTATCACGACGGCCAGTTCGATGATTCCCGCCTTGCGATTAATATGGTCCGCAGCTCTATCGACGCTGGCGCTTGTATCTTGAACTACGCGAAAGTCATAGGGCTTCTGAAGGATGGCGACCGCAAAGTATCCGGCGTTACGGTTCGAGATGAGGAGACCGGTACGGTTTATCAAGTAAGATCCCGTTGCGTGATCAACGCTAGCGGTGTCTTCGCCGATGAGATCTTGCAAATGGACGAGCCGGGCAAACGCCCGACCGTTCGCCCCAGCCAAGGAGTCCATTTGGTATTGGATTCCTCTTTCTTGCAAAGTGATTGCGCCATTATGATTCCTAAGACATCGGATGGACGTGTGTTGTTCGCCGTACCTTGGCATGATAAAGTCGTGGTAGGGACAACGGATACCTTGATGGAATCGCCGGAAAAGGAGCCGGTAGCCTTAGAGAAAGAAATCCAATTTATACTCGATACGGCCGCTAATTATTTGACCCGGCCACCCAAGCGAAGCGATGTCTTATCCGTGTTTGCGGGGCTTCGTCCGCTCGCCGCTCCCCGTAGCGAAGGTAAAAAGACAAAAGAGATATCACGTAGCCATAAATTGATCCGGGAGAAATCCGGCTTGATCACCATTATCGGAGGCAAATGGACAACCTACCGGAAAATGGCCCAAGATACCCTAGACCTAGCGATACGTTACATGCATATTCCTACAAAAGATTGTATTACCGAGCGTTACCAAATCCATGGTAGCCGGAAGAATCCGGATTTCTCCGATCCTTTATACGTATATGGTACGGATGCCGACGAAATCCGTAACTTAGTGGCCTCTTCCCCCGCTATGGCGGAGAAGTTGCATCCGGACTATGCCTATACGGTAGGAGAGGTAACTTGGCTGGTCCGTAATGAGATGCCTCGTACTTTGGAGGATGTATTGGCCCGCCGTTTGCGTATCTTATTCTTAGACGCACGGGCGGCGATGGCGATGGCTCCTAAAGTAGCGGGGATTCTGGCTACGGAATGGGGAAAGGACGAGACTTGGACCTCTGCTCAGGTAAAGGCGTTTAATGAGGTTGCCTCGAATTATATACTGAATTGA
- a CDS encoding transglycosylase domain-containing protein, whose product MASKITKGILISCWIVYLAILGAVVMVFMAIANGSIGYMPPVEQLENPIDKYASQVISSDGKALGAYAHSKDNRIYVNYEDLSPDLVKALIATEDIRFAEHSGIDAQGLFRAIVKRGILMQKSGGGGSTITQQLAKQLFSPSADNMMERLFQKPIEWVIAVQLERYYTKEEIINMYLNKFDFLYNAVGIQSASRVYFGKTPKTLKIEEAATLVGMCKNPSYFNPVRHNKRTIGRRNTVLEQMEKAGYITKAECDSLKALPLVVHFTRMDHKDGLAPYFREYLRLTMTAKKPERKDYASWQSQKFSEDSLSWATNPLYGWCNKNKKADGEYYNLYTDGLKIYTSIDSRMQKYAEDAVREHMSKDLQPAFFREKKGRSYAPFSRDVSVGQVDTMLMRAMHQTDRYRAMKKSGMAEADMRKEFEKPVDMRVFSWDGPIDTIMSPLDSIRYHKSFLRTAFMSMDPRTGQVKAYVGGIDYNDFQYDMVNGGRRQIGSTMKPFLYSLAMIEGISPCDQMLHVQQQLMDENGRLWVPRNASAKRIGEMVTIKWGLQNSDNWVTAYLMSQLSPYTFVRLLHSFGLKNHIDPVISVCLGTPDVSVGEMVGAYTVFANKGIRVEPLFVTRIEDSYGNTIANFTPQMSEVLTEDASYKMLHMLKSVIDGGTGGRVRFRYGIKAEMGGKTGTTQNNSDGWFMGFTPSLVSGCWVGGEDRSIHFDRLAEGQGASMALPIYALYMQKVYKDKTLGYSEDETFEIPEKYANPCSEGGEEDSPTTPPDTGGIDKMFE is encoded by the coding sequence ATGGCATCAAAGATTACAAAAGGTATCCTTATTTCTTGTTGGATAGTATACCTCGCTATATTAGGGGCGGTGGTAATGGTGTTTATGGCGATAGCGAATGGTTCAATTGGTTATATGCCTCCGGTGGAACAATTGGAGAACCCGATTGATAAATATGCTTCCCAAGTTATCTCCTCGGACGGAAAGGCGTTGGGAGCCTATGCGCATAGCAAAGACAATCGTATTTACGTGAATTATGAGGATCTTTCGCCGGATTTGGTGAAAGCCTTGATCGCTACCGAGGATATCCGGTTCGCCGAACATAGCGGTATCGATGCGCAGGGTTTGTTTCGTGCTATCGTGAAGCGGGGTATCTTGATGCAAAAAAGCGGTGGTGGCGGTAGTACCATTACCCAGCAATTAGCGAAGCAATTATTCTCGCCGAGTGCCGATAATATGATGGAACGTCTTTTCCAGAAACCGATCGAATGGGTGATCGCGGTTCAATTGGAACGTTATTACACAAAGGAAGAGATTATAAATATGTATCTGAATAAGTTTGACTTCTTGTACAATGCCGTGGGAATCCAATCCGCGTCTCGTGTGTATTTTGGAAAGACCCCTAAAACCTTGAAGATCGAGGAAGCCGCCACGTTGGTAGGCATGTGCAAGAACCCTTCTTATTTCAATCCGGTTCGCCATAACAAGCGTACCATCGGCCGTCGTAATACGGTTTTGGAGCAGATGGAAAAGGCCGGGTACATAACCAAGGCGGAATGTGATTCGTTGAAGGCTTTACCCTTGGTCGTACATTTTACCCGTATGGACCATAAAGACGGTTTGGCTCCTTACTTCCGTGAATACCTTCGTCTGACAATGACCGCGAAGAAACCGGAGCGTAAGGATTACGCCTCTTGGCAATCTCAGAAATTCAGTGAGGACTCATTATCTTGGGCGACGAATCCATTATATGGATGGTGTAACAAAAATAAAAAAGCCGACGGGGAATACTATAATCTTTATACGGATGGCTTGAAAATCTATACGAGTATCGATTCCCGTATGCAGAAATATGCGGAAGACGCTGTCCGTGAACATATGAGTAAAGATCTTCAACCGGCTTTCTTCCGGGAAAAGAAGGGACGTAGCTATGCTCCGTTCTCAAGAGACGTAAGTGTCGGTCAAGTAGACACGATGTTGATGCGTGCGATGCACCAGACAGATCGTTACCGGGCGATGAAAAAGAGTGGAATGGCTGAGGCCGATATGCGCAAGGAGTTTGAGAAGCCTGTCGATATGCGTGTGTTTAGTTGGGATGGTCCGATCGATACGATCATGTCTCCCTTGGATTCGATTCGTTATCATAAGAGTTTCTTGCGTACGGCGTTTATGTCGATGGACCCTCGCACCGGGCAGGTCAAGGCATATGTAGGTGGTATTGACTATAATGACTTCCAATATGATATGGTGAATGGCGGTCGCCGTCAGATCGGTTCTACCATGAAACCGTTCCTTTATTCGTTGGCGATGATCGAGGGGATCAGCCCTTGCGACCAGATGCTACATGTGCAGCAGCAGTTGATGGACGAGAACGGTCGTTTGTGGGTTCCCCGTAACGCCAGCGCGAAGCGAATCGGCGAGATGGTTACGATCAAGTGGGGATTACAGAACTCGGATAACTGGGTAACCGCTTATCTGATGAGCCAGCTCTCACCTTATACGTTTGTTCGTTTGCTTCATTCTTTCGGTTTGAAGAATCATATCGATCCGGTTATCTCGGTCTGTCTGGGTACTCCGGATGTATCGGTGGGTGAGATGGTCGGAGCCTATACGGTATTTGCCAACAAGGGCATCCGGGTAGAACCTTTATTCGTGACCCGTATAGAAGATTCATATGGAAATACAATCGCGAACTTTACCCCACAGATGAGTGAGGTGCTGACGGAAGATGCTTCCTATAAGATGCTACATATGTTGAAAAGCGTAATCGACGGTGGTACCGGAGGACGTGTACGTTTCCGCTACGGTATCAAGGCGGAGATGGGTGGTAAGACCGGAACGACCCAGAATAACTCCGACGGTTGGTTCATGGGATTTACGCCTAGCTTGGTTTCCGGCTGCTGGGTAGGCGGCGAGGATCGTTCCATCCATTTCGATCGCTTGGCGGAAGGGCAGGGAGCGAGTATGGCGTTACCGATTTACGCCCTTTATATGCAAAAGGTTTATAAAGATAAAACGTTAGGCTACTCGGAAGACGAGACTTTCGAGATCCCCGAGAAATACGCGAACCCATGTAGCGAAGGTGGGGAGGAAGATAGCCCCACGACCCCACCGGATACGGGAGGCATCGATAAGATGTTTGAGTGA
- a CDS encoding YeiH family protein, producing the protein MFSEKRGNVLHGVLLIALFSCSAFYIAEFQFVKQMSFSPLIVGIILGMLYANSLRNHLPETWVPGILFCTKQVLRAGIVLYGFKLTFQSVIAIGLPAILIDMVIVVLTILIGVWVGRLMKMDKDLALLTATGSAICGAAAVLGAEPVVKCEAHKTAVAVSTVVIFGTLSMFIYPVMYRAGILDLDPEQMGLYTGATLHEVAHVVGAGNAMGKEISDAAIIVKMIRVMMLAPVLVVMSFMLARTAVNSVVNGGRNGGGVAPSRGKITIPWFAFGFLAVIGFNSLDLLPHAVVDGINQVDTFMLTMAMTALGTETSIEKFKKAGAKPFVLATILYVWLLAGGYLLAKYVPQLA; encoded by the coding sequence ATGTTTAGCGAAAAACGAGGTAACGTATTACATGGTGTCTTGCTGATAGCCCTTTTCTCTTGTTCCGCATTCTATATCGCGGAGTTCCAGTTTGTTAAACAAATGTCATTCAGTCCGCTGATTGTCGGTATTATTTTAGGTATGTTATACGCCAACAGCCTGAGAAACCATTTGCCGGAGACGTGGGTTCCGGGTATCCTGTTTTGTACTAAGCAAGTACTTCGTGCGGGTATCGTACTATATGGGTTTAAGCTGACCTTCCAGAGCGTGATTGCGATCGGCCTTCCGGCAATCCTGATCGATATGGTGATCGTGGTGCTTACCATCTTGATCGGTGTTTGGGTGGGACGATTGATGAAAATGGATAAAGACCTTGCTTTACTGACTGCCACGGGTAGCGCTATTTGCGGGGCTGCCGCGGTATTGGGCGCTGAACCGGTCGTGAAGTGCGAGGCTCATAAGACGGCGGTTGCCGTATCGACAGTCGTGATTTTCGGTACGCTTTCTATGTTTATTTATCCGGTGATGTATCGTGCGGGTATTCTTGATTTAGACCCGGAGCAAATGGGACTTTATACGGGTGCGACCTTGCATGAGGTAGCTCATGTGGTAGGAGCCGGTAACGCTATGGGAAAGGAAATTTCGGATGCGGCTATTATCGTGAAAATGATTCGTGTGATGATGTTAGCTCCTGTGCTAGTGGTCATGAGTTTCATGTTGGCTCGAACCGCCGTGAATTCCGTGGTTAACGGGGGGAGGAATGGCGGAGGCGTTGCCCCTTCTCGTGGTAAGATCACTATTCCTTGGTTTGCGTTTGGTTTCTTGGCCGTGATTGGTTTCAATTCGCTCGACTTGCTTCCTCATGCGGTTGTAGATGGGATCAATCAGGTAGATACATTCATGCTGACAATGGCCATGACTGCTCTTGGTACGGAGACAAGTATCGAGAAATTTAAGAAAGCTGGCGCTAAGCCCTTTGTTTTGGCCACTATTTTATATGTTTGGTTACTAGCTGGTGGTTATTTGTTGGCGAAATATGTGCCTCAACTTGCATAA